A region of Salvia splendens isolate huo1 chromosome 17, SspV2, whole genome shotgun sequence DNA encodes the following proteins:
- the LOC121774228 gene encoding putative nuclease HARBI1: MDRNTFGRLCRILRDRVGLVDQRQVTVEEQVAIFLCALVHHKKSRIPIPIDEACTDRRWKWFTGCLGALNGTYINVRVPIADVPRYRNRKGHITTNTLVVCDPQLRFTYLLPGWEGLAADSRILRDAISRPLGLKVPKGCYYLCDQAYPNAEGFLTPYKGVRYHLKEWGVGRQAPQTPEELFNLRNSKARNVIERSFAVLKMRWGILRSTSFYPIDVQTGLIIACFLLHNYIRSEMVVDPVEAELVNEADIDDETVNDPLLYGDNISSVEPSALWTQKRDDLAMEMWGDRNNGQV; the protein is encoded by the exons ATGGATAGGAATACCTTTGGGCGTCTATGTCGTATTCTCCGTGACCGGGTAGGCCTAGTGGACCAGAGACAAGTGACTGTTGAAGAACAAGTGGCTATATTCCTGTGTGCGCTTGTTCATCACAAAAAATCCCGCATA CCCATCCCAATAGATGAGGCTTGCACTGATCGTAGATGGAAATGGTTCACG GGTTGCTTAGGTGCTTTGAATGGGACTTACATCAATGTGCGTGTCCCAATTGCTGACGTTCCCCGGTACCGTAATCGAAAAGGTCACATTACCACTAATACACTAGTCGTGTGTGACCCCCAGCTCAGATTCACTTACCTCCTTCCTGGCTGGGAAGGCTTGGCAGCCGATTCAAGGATTTTAAGGGATGCAATCAGCCGACCTTTAGGTCTGAAAGTACCCAAAG GATGTTACTATCTATGTGATCAAGCATACCCAAATGCCGAAGGTTTCTTGACACCGTACAAAGGTGTCCGCTACCATCTCAAGGAATGGGGGGTCGGAAGGCAAGCACCCCAAACACCGGAAGAGCTTTTCAACCTTAGAAACTCCAAGGCGAGGAATGTCATCGAAAGATCATTCGCGGTGCTGAAGATGCGATGGGGAATCCTAAGGTCAACAAGCTTTTATCCGATAGATGTTCAAACTGGGCTCATAATCGCATGCTTTCTTCTACACAATTATATACGAAGTGAAATGGTAGTTGATCCCGTCGAGGCTGAGCTGGTTAATGAGGCTGATATTGATGATGAAACTGTCAACGATCCTTTGTTATATGGTGATAATATCAGTAGCGTGGAACCATCGGCATTATGGACCCAAAAAAGGGATGATCTTGCAATGGAAATGTGGGGAGACAGAAATAATGGACAAGTTTGA
- the LOC121773503 gene encoding ATP-dependent Clp protease proteolytic subunit 3, chloroplastic-like: MELGCLTFAAASSTPTSASFLRRQPPTFPQPHDSCHHLLRLSAANVSSSSQNNDSSRGNLSAKASKQSISSQWDVSNYAAPSWLPRFEELDTTNMLLRQRIIFLGSQIDDVTADFVISQLLLLDSEDQKKDIRMFINSPGGSVTAGMGIYDAMKLCKADVSTICMGLAASMGAFLLASGTKGKRFCMPNARVMIHQPLGTSGGKATEMSIRIREMSYHKVKLNKILSRVTGKPESQIEIDTDRDNFMSAWEAKEYGLVDEVVDDGKPGLVAPTGDTSPPPKTRVWDQWKVEGSKKAKKNLPSEERMLQNGVVVGE; encoded by the exons ATGGAGCTGGGTTGTCTAACATTCGCCGCAGCCTCATCCACTCCTACCTCAGCCTCCTTCCTGCGCCGCCAGCCTCCAACTTTCCCGCAACCCCACGATAGTTGCCACCACTTACTTCGCCTAAGCGCCGCTAACGTTAGTAGCAGTAGCCAAAATAACGATAGCAGCAGAGGAAATCTCTCCGCCAAAGCGTCGAAACAGAGCATATCGAGCCAGTGGGACGTGTCTAATTATGCAGCTCCGTCATGGCTGCCGCGATTCGAAGAGCTTGACACCACCAACATGCTCCTGCGCCAGCGAATTATCTTCCTGGGCTCCCAG ATAGATGATGTGACCGCAGACTTCGTCATAAGTCAGCTGTTGTTGCTAGATTCCGAAGATCAGAAGAAAGACATCAGAATGTTTATTAATTCACCTGGTGGCTCTGTTACTGCTG GAATGGGTATATACGATGCCATGAAATTGTGCAAGGCAGATGTATCTACCATTTGCATGGGTCTTGCCGCATCCATGGGAGCTTTCCTCCTGGCCTCTGGTACTAAAGGAAAGAGGTTCTGCATGCCAAATGCTAGAGTGATGATCCATCAGCCTCTTGGAACATCTGGTGGAAAA GCTACGGAGATGAGCATACGCATCAGAGAAATGTCTTATCACAAAGTGAAGCTGAACAAGATATTATCACGAGTCACAGGGAAGCCTGAATCACAG ATTGAGATAGATACAGACCGTGATAACTTTATGAGCGCCTGGGAGGCAAAGGAATATGGGTTGGTGGATGAAGTCGTGGATGATGGAAAACCTGGCCTTGTGGCACCAACTGGAGATACTTCGCCCCCTCCCAAAACACGAGTTTGGGATCAATGGAAAGTCGAAGGCAGTAAAAAAGCCAAGAAGAATCTACCCTCTGAGGAAAGGATGCTGCAAAACGGAGTCGTTGTTGGTGAATGA
- the LOC121774229 gene encoding uncharacterized protein LOC121774229: MRNGVVNKRFAIKAQQGGEEGKSVDENMIVLRMRIKKMKVIESVGGGEGEGEEGVVAAPEWKEWEKRVFTHYHEGVLDTVGLLQSYLMNTRPSVALGMLALIAMTVPFSTSVVVANALKVAKGLLAGSHVCIDIDF, encoded by the coding sequence ATGAGAAACGGCGTCGTAAATAAAAGGTTTGCGATCAAGGCGCAGCAAGGTGGAGAGGAGGGGAAATCGGTTGACGAGAACATGATCGTGCTGAGAATGAGGATCAAGAAGATGAAGGTGATCGAGAGCGTTggtggtggagaaggagaaggagaagaaggggtggtggcggcgccggaATGGAAGGAGTGGGAGAAGAGGGTTTTCACGCACTACCACGAGGGGGTTTTGGATACGGTGGGGTTGTTGCAGTCGTATCTCATGAATACGCGACCAAGCGTGGCGTTGGGGATGTTGGCGCTGATCGCGATGACGGTTCCTTTCTCGACGTCTGTCGTCGTCGCTAATGCGCTCAAGGTGGCTAAGGGATTGCTCGCCGGAAGCCATGTTTGTATAGATATTGATTTTTAG